A genomic segment from Candidatus Leptovillus gracilis encodes:
- a CDS encoding HAMP domain-containing protein yields the protein MIRETMHRLGVWLQSAVLSVPVRIKITGIIVLAVLILGFSLNYWVTASLSDWLSYILTDARVEAAMRAGGRSVVLVTILAAAGSLVLASFLTFLLIRPLLDLRDMALQVADGDLHARAPVWSRDEIGEVATAVNKMTDHLVAAQNDLARTNRRLAAINQVMLAAERQAEIHDVLYAILQNIVEVINLQTGWVYLRDPERDTFHLASWYQVPTELEAWLLHQTNDSLCYCQQALLDETSADKVYNHQCQRMAMVGYADLEQQHITIPIKARGQKYGVVNLLCRQGYALTEEDTDLLTAVGTQISEIVANAWLRLKLEEKELARQALLESLVEAQEEERRRLARELHDGAGQMLTSLLVRIKTLEKKAIVPDTQRELEALLDIVSETIEQVRELSHRLRPAALEEFGLAVALRTLVKEMTSQTGITAHCYLDLNGVVLPSGVDVILYRIAQEGLTNILRHARANEITVRLTSDENAVLMTIEDNGRGFSPHRLTADPGARHLGLIDMRERAAIAGGYLDVYSAPNQGTTIQVRVPLLEGVR from the coding sequence ATGATTCGTGAAACAATGCATCGTCTTGGCGTCTGGTTGCAGTCGGCAGTTTTATCTGTTCCGGTGCGAATCAAGATTACCGGCATCATCGTCCTGGCGGTGTTGATTCTGGGATTTAGCCTTAATTACTGGGTAACAGCCAGTTTGTCGGATTGGCTGTCTTACATTCTAACCGATGCGCGGGTGGAGGCGGCGATGCGGGCCGGTGGTCGCAGCGTGGTGCTGGTGACGATTCTGGCGGCAGCCGGATCGCTGGTGCTGGCCTCGTTTCTGACGTTTTTGTTGATACGGCCGTTGCTCGATCTGCGCGACATGGCGCTCCAGGTCGCTGACGGCGACCTCCACGCCCGCGCCCCGGTCTGGTCTAGAGACGAAATTGGCGAAGTGGCTACGGCCGTTAACAAAATGACTGACCACCTCGTTGCCGCCCAAAACGATCTGGCGCGCACTAACCGCCGCCTCGCCGCCATCAACCAGGTCATGCTCGCCGCCGAGCGTCAGGCCGAAATCCACGACGTTCTTTATGCCATTTTGCAAAACATTGTTGAGGTGATTAACCTGCAAACCGGCTGGGTTTACCTGCGCGACCCCGAACGCGATACCTTTCATCTCGCCAGTTGGTATCAGGTTCCCACCGAATTGGAAGCGTGGTTGCTGCACCAGACCAACGACAGCCTCTGTTATTGCCAGCAAGCCCTGCTAGACGAGACGTCGGCCGACAAGGTGTATAACCACCAGTGCCAGCGAATGGCCATGGTTGGCTACGCCGATCTAGAGCAGCAGCACATCACCATTCCCATCAAAGCGCGTGGACAGAAATATGGTGTGGTTAACCTGCTTTGCCGTCAGGGGTACGCGCTGACCGAAGAAGATACGGATTTGTTAACGGCCGTTGGTACCCAAATCTCTGAAATCGTCGCCAACGCCTGGCTGCGGCTAAAACTGGAGGAAAAAGAGCTGGCCCGGCAGGCCCTCCTTGAATCACTGGTCGAGGCGCAGGAAGAAGAGCGTCGCCGTCTGGCGCGTGAGCTGCACGATGGCGCCGGGCAAATGCTCACCAGTCTGCTGGTGCGCATCAAAACCCTGGAGAAGAAAGCTATAGTGCCAGACACGCAGCGCGAATTAGAGGCCCTGTTAGACATCGTATCGGAGACCATCGAACAAGTACGGGAACTCTCCCACCGGCTGCGCCCCGCCGCTCTGGAAGAGTTTGGCCTGGCTGTCGCGCTGCGCACCCTCGTCAAAGAAATGACCTCTCAAACGGGCATTACTGCCCACTGTTACCTGGACCTGAATGGCGTCGTCTTGCCCTCCGGTGTGGATGTCATTCTCTACCGCATCGCCCAAGAAGGCTTGACCAACATTTTGCGCCATGCCCGCGCTAATGAAATCACGGTGCGGCTAACGTCCGACGAGAACGCTGTCCTGATGACCATTGAAGACAACGGCCGTGGTTTTTCCCCCCACCGCCTGACGGCCGATCCCGGCGCCCGACATCTGGGTCTCATTGACATGCGCGAACGAGCCGCCATTGCTGGCGGCTACCTGGATGTCTATTCCGCACCCAACCAGGGAACCACAATCCAGGTGCGCGTCCCGCTTCTGGAAGGAGTCCGCTAA
- a CDS encoding response regulator transcription factor: MASPTPPTISILLVDDHKVLRDGLRALLESEPDLRVISDVDTGAEAIAQACVLLPDVIVMDLGLPDMSGLEAIRAIRRANVRSKIIVLSMYSSSDFVRPAIEAGCDGYIPKSSTHTSLLQAIRIVLTGESFLHPKAATALMETFTDKPSEPARFGSLSEREQEVLQMAAMGFTSREIGEKLFISPKTADTYRQRAMEKLGLEHRSDLVKFALRAGILDQYKDQE, from the coding sequence ATGGCCTCACCTACCCCACCCACCATCTCTATCCTCCTGGTAGACGACCACAAAGTTCTGCGCGATGGGCTGCGCGCTCTGTTGGAAAGCGAACCCGACCTGCGCGTTATCAGCGATGTGGATACCGGAGCGGAAGCCATTGCCCAGGCGTGCGTCTTGTTACCAGATGTCATCGTCATGGATTTAGGTCTGCCGGATATGAGCGGCCTGGAAGCCATTCGCGCTATACGCCGGGCAAACGTGCGCAGCAAAATCATCGTCCTCTCTATGTACAGCAGCAGCGACTTTGTACGCCCGGCCATCGAAGCCGGCTGCGACGGCTACATCCCCAAATCTTCCACCCATACCAGCCTGCTACAAGCTATCCGGATCGTCCTCACCGGTGAAAGTTTTCTGCACCCCAAAGCCGCCACGGCGCTGATGGAAACATTTACCGACAAACCCTCCGAACCGGCCCGATTCGGGTCATTATCGGAACGGGAACAAGAGGTGCTGCAAATGGCGGCTATGGGCTTCACCAGCCGGGAAATCGGTGAGAAATTATTCATCAGCCCCAAAACGGCCGATACCTACCGCCAGCGCGCCATGGAAAAACTAGGCCTGGAACATCGCTCCGACCTGGTGAAGTTCGCCTTGCGCGCCGGTATTTTGGACCAATATAAAGACCAGGAATAA
- a CDS encoding reductive dehalogenase yields the protein MANDSKLKVNRRDFLRIAGIGAGATAVAALTKPAAAAPASFRAGSFSDPAGRPNRPWWVKTVDVPTTEIDWNVMQRYNERTGSVRGPGMAGYVGDDEVDRLSAAAKANELQRMLDNVDGYTLKDQALKAAHVGIGKSYLGPQEAPTPEERGVPKWTGSPEEAARIIRAAMRHMGAATVGFIELDDNTRKLIYGVDPDGKDLIFTDEPIAYEDDNARYIPNSCKYVVVYTVQMSQETMRRSPTQLGSQTTTLAYTRGETIQASLQEFLRGLGYQGLGESTTNALGISPALGVMAGLGEMSRLNRMITPEFGPMVRVFKLLTDLPIATDKPIDAGIMEFCKRCKKCAEACPSESLSFLDEPTWETQGEWNNPGHKAYFENSVTCYTYWREQAGTNCGICFAVCPFSKKDKAWIHEWVKAGASVAPFMDSFFRSMDDAFGYGTQASAEEWWSLDLPEYGTDSNAPVMEV from the coding sequence ATGGCGAATGACAGTAAACTCAAGGTAAACCGGCGCGACTTTTTACGGATTGCCGGTATTGGAGCTGGAGCAACGGCCGTTGCTGCTCTTACCAAACCCGCCGCTGCGGCTCCTGCCAGCTTCAGAGCCGGCAGCTTTTCTGACCCGGCCGGCCGCCCCAATCGCCCCTGGTGGGTGAAAACGGTGGACGTACCCACCACCGAAATTGACTGGAACGTCATGCAGCGCTACAACGAGCGCACCGGCTCAGTGCGCGGCCCCGGCATGGCCGGCTACGTCGGCGACGACGAAGTAGACCGCCTTTCGGCCGCCGCCAAAGCCAACGAATTGCAGCGCATGTTGGACAACGTGGATGGCTACACCCTCAAAGACCAGGCCCTCAAAGCCGCCCATGTCGGCATTGGCAAGTCCTACTTAGGCCCTCAAGAAGCACCCACCCCGGAAGAGAGAGGCGTGCCTAAATGGACCGGTTCGCCAGAAGAAGCGGCGCGAATCATCCGCGCTGCGATGCGCCACATGGGTGCGGCCACCGTCGGCTTTATCGAACTGGACGACAACACCCGCAAACTCATCTATGGCGTAGACCCCGATGGCAAAGACCTCATCTTCACCGATGAGCCTATCGCCTACGAAGATGACAACGCCCGCTACATTCCCAATAGCTGCAAATACGTCGTAGTCTACACCGTGCAAATGTCCCAAGAGACCATGCGCCGCAGCCCCACGCAGTTGGGTTCGCAAACCACCACGCTGGCCTATACCCGCGGTGAAACCATCCAGGCTTCGCTGCAAGAGTTCTTGCGCGGCCTGGGCTACCAGGGCTTGGGTGAATCCACCACCAATGCCCTGGGTATCTCCCCGGCGTTGGGCGTGATGGCCGGTCTGGGCGAAATGTCCCGCCTCAACCGCATGATCACCCCAGAATTTGGGCCGATGGTGCGCGTCTTCAAACTGCTCACCGACCTACCGATTGCCACCGACAAGCCGATTGACGCCGGGATCATGGAGTTCTGCAAACGGTGTAAGAAGTGCGCCGAGGCCTGTCCCTCCGAATCGTTGAGCTTCCTGGATGAACCTACCTGGGAAACGCAAGGTGAATGGAACAATCCCGGTCACAAAGCCTATTTTGAAAATTCCGTCACCTGTTACACCTACTGGCGGGAACAGGCGGGCACCAACTGCGGTATCTGCTTTGCCGTTTGCCCCTTCTCCAAGAAAGACAAGGCCTGGATTCATGAATGGGTCAAGGCCGGCGCATCGGTAGCGCCCTTCATGGATAGCTTTTTCCGCAGTATGGACGACGCTTTTGGGTATGGTACGCAGGCCAGCGCCGAAGAATGGTGGTCGTTGGATCTGCCCGAATATGGCACTGATAGCAACGCGCCGGTAATGGAGGTTTAA
- a CDS encoding FMN-binding protein, translated as MSNPDPIVIPLTPRPPSKRQKQQRREHFLIVGTVLLVVIAWLYGYLTAGADVSPLVENVLPGAASIQFTDGLFVGYDADGNLVGYAAAGSAPGYSGPIVMLVGVDPDGNLLGVMVVEQSESPGFFRLVDNSDLLSSYANKPLTAPLQLGEDLDAVTGATVSAEGVASAVRTAVRDIAANGLNVPLPPEKQPIQVGWPELILVLLFASGYVGHKLRGGPWKQRVRWGTLIAGMVFLGFIYTAPLTITMIISLLSGYWPDWHSNLYWYMLIGGILFVTTVDAKNPYCSWFCPFGAFQECVAAVSRAKRYHPRDLNEPLKWVQRGLALTAVLLGLALRRPGVAGYEPFATLFDLRGTPVQWVFLLVVVFASLMTYRPFCNYLCPIDPVVDMIAAVRRWLKEAWAQWRQRIMKS; from the coding sequence ATGAGCAATCCCGATCCGATTGTCATTCCCTTAACGCCTCGCCCGCCTTCAAAAAGGCAAAAACAGCAGCGGCGCGAACACTTTCTCATTGTGGGAACCGTGCTGCTGGTGGTCATTGCCTGGCTCTATGGCTACCTGACAGCCGGGGCCGACGTATCGCCACTGGTGGAAAATGTGCTGCCCGGCGCTGCCAGCATTCAGTTCACCGATGGGCTTTTTGTTGGCTACGACGCAGACGGCAATCTGGTGGGCTATGCGGCGGCGGGCAGCGCGCCCGGTTACAGCGGCCCCATCGTGATGCTGGTAGGTGTAGACCCAGATGGCAACCTTCTGGGCGTCATGGTGGTGGAACAAAGTGAATCGCCAGGCTTCTTCCGCCTGGTGGACAACAGCGATTTATTGTCTAGTTACGCCAATAAGCCCCTTACAGCACCTTTGCAACTCGGTGAAGACCTGGATGCCGTGACCGGGGCAACGGTGAGCGCGGAGGGGGTAGCCAGCGCGGTACGCACGGCCGTGCGCGACATAGCCGCCAATGGTCTGAACGTTCCTCTCCCCCCCGAAAAGCAGCCTATCCAGGTCGGTTGGCCGGAGTTGATTCTGGTGCTGCTGTTTGCTTCTGGCTACGTCGGTCACAAGCTGCGCGGCGGCCCCTGGAAGCAGCGCGTGCGCTGGGGCACGCTCATCGCCGGCATGGTATTTCTCGGCTTCATCTACACCGCGCCGCTGACCATCACCATGATCATCTCCCTGCTCAGCGGCTACTGGCCCGACTGGCATAGCAATCTCTACTGGTATATGTTGATCGGCGGCATCTTATTTGTTACCACGGTAGACGCCAAAAACCCCTATTGCAGTTGGTTCTGTCCGTTTGGCGCGTTCCAGGAATGCGTCGCCGCCGTCTCCCGCGCCAAACGGTACCACCCGCGCGATCTGAACGAGCCTTTGAAGTGGGTGCAGCGCGGGCTAGCATTAACGGCCGTTCTCCTGGGTCTGGCGCTGCGCCGACCCGGCGTTGCCGGCTACGAACCCTTTGCCACGCTGTTTGACTTGCGCGGGACACCCGTGCAGTGGGTGTTTCTACTGGTAGTCGTCTTTGCCAGCCTGATGACCTACCGGCCATTTTGTAACTACCTGTGCCCCATTGATCCGGTGGTGGATATGATCGCTGCCGTTCGGCGCTGGTTGAAGGAGGCTTGGGCGCAATGGCGTCAACGAATCATGAAGAGCTAG
- a CDS encoding FAD:protein FMN transferase, with protein MTLANLSPPTLNRRQFLQMTAAATAVSGVCLIGKRWPFGQRFTTFHETRTLMGTVINLAIIGDDAAIARSAITATFAEMERLIALFDHRQSGSPLARLNQSGHLAAPPTELLGIIQQARQYSDLTSGAFDISVKPLLDAYRAGLPAAGQRPLVDYRQIEASAGHIRLGLPGMALTLDGIAKGRVVDGATAVLQTHGFPNILVEAGGDLMGLGAHPDGTPWRVGISHPRATAGALLRVLPITMRAAATSGDYQHSFSQDFRQHHILDPRTGLSPTDLASVTVLAPSATDADALSTAVMVLGSDAGLALAARLPHVEALVVTKALEVRQTAGFPAAGDGKLESSK; from the coding sequence ATGACCCTGGCGAACCTTTCTCCCCCCACCCTGAACCGGCGGCAGTTCTTGCAAATGACAGCCGCGGCTACGGCCGTTTCCGGCGTATGTCTCATCGGCAAACGATGGCCTTTCGGACAACGATTCACCACCTTCCACGAGACGCGCACGCTGATGGGCACGGTCATCAATCTGGCGATCATTGGCGATGACGCCGCCATCGCCCGCAGCGCCATCACCGCCACCTTCGCCGAAATGGAGCGCCTGATTGCCCTCTTCGACCACCGCCAGTCGGGCAGCCCCTTGGCGCGGCTCAACCAGAGCGGCCATCTGGCCGCTCCGCCGACCGAACTGCTAGGCATCATCCAGCAGGCGCGGCAGTACAGCGACCTGACCAGCGGCGCGTTCGACATTTCCGTCAAGCCGCTGCTGGATGCGTATCGCGCCGGACTGCCGGCCGCCGGGCAACGGCCGTTGGTAGACTACCGCCAGATCGAAGCCAGCGCCGGGCACATTCGCCTGGGGCTGCCGGGCATGGCGCTGACGCTGGATGGCATTGCCAAAGGGCGGGTGGTGGATGGAGCAACGGCCGTGTTGCAAACTCACGGCTTTCCCAACATCCTGGTCGAAGCGGGCGGCGATCTGATGGGGTTGGGCGCACATCCCGACGGGACCCCCTGGCGCGTGGGGATCAGCCATCCCCGCGCTACCGCCGGGGCGCTGCTGCGCGTGCTGCCCATCACCATGCGCGCCGCGGCCACCTCTGGCGATTACCAGCACAGCTTCAGCCAAGATTTTCGCCAGCACCACATTCTCGACCCGCGCACCGGGCTTTCGCCGACCGATCTGGCCAGCGTGACCGTGCTGGCTCCCTCGGCCACCGACGCCGATGCGCTGAGTACGGCCGTGATGGTCTTAGGCAGTGATGCAGGGCTGGCGCTCGCCGCTCGCCTGCCCCATGTCGAAGCCCTGGTTGTTACCAAAGCGCTGGAGGTCCGGCAGACAGCCGGCTTTCCGGCCGCAGGAGATGGCAAATTGGAGAGTAGCAAATGA
- a CDS encoding tetratricopeptide repeat protein, producing MSEPTHVTAPNEQLVRLETAVTRARAQAEPTALIHALIHLAQCHLDDGNVPKALTQYEEALALAQEIKDEPLEARLWGYKGMCLMRLGNSHFAQIALHKSQNMAKALNHAPLLADALTQLGNLQLEMGQGTKAIARWEQAYGVALSSGDPLRAMSLAGKIGAVFASLESSEKALEYFGAAQQLARQLGQRPAECLYLLQMGNVLQASGAADGARELLETALNLAAELNNPQAEMSALGSLMRLYVAEDKPSMVMLYGEQVIRMAHEIQDTSAEIANINLLAAYLVEKGQARRALPHLQRGLAIVEESEDWSWQMTMLNQLGYAYYDLGDLDAALSAYETALKRARQLQDKAASGQVYGRLSAVLAETGQLAEAVTAAQQALGLGLELNDAMLVGEQQMMLAFAYSDLGDTAQALAYCQQAIETYRELGEESLMAKAETLRGSLERVGHG from the coding sequence ATGAGTGAACCAACCCATGTGACTGCGCCGAACGAACAGCTTGTCCGCTTGGAAACGGCCGTAACCCGCGCCCGCGCCCAGGCCGAGCCAACCGCCCTGATTCACGCCCTCATCCACCTGGCCCAGTGCCATCTGGACGACGGCAACGTCCCCAAAGCGCTTACCCAATACGAAGAAGCCCTGGCCCTGGCCCAGGAAATAAAAGATGAGCCGCTGGAAGCGCGGCTGTGGGGTTATAAGGGGATGTGCCTGATGCGCCTTGGCAATTCCCACTTTGCCCAGATCGCCCTGCACAAATCACAAAACATGGCTAAAGCGCTCAACCATGCACCGCTTTTGGCGGACGCCCTGACCCAACTGGGCAACCTGCAATTGGAGATGGGGCAGGGAACCAAAGCCATCGCCCGCTGGGAACAGGCATATGGCGTGGCCCTTTCGTCCGGCGACCCTTTGCGGGCCATGAGTCTGGCGGGCAAGATAGGCGCCGTTTTTGCCAGCCTGGAATCGTCGGAAAAGGCGTTGGAGTATTTTGGCGCGGCCCAACAGTTGGCGCGACAGTTGGGACAGCGGCCGGCGGAATGTCTTTATCTGCTCCAAATGGGTAATGTATTGCAGGCAAGTGGGGCGGCCGATGGCGCCAGAGAATTGCTGGAAACAGCCCTCAATCTGGCTGCGGAACTGAACAATCCACAGGCCGAAATGAGCGCCCTCGGCAGCCTGATGCGTTTGTATGTGGCCGAGGACAAGCCGAGCATGGTGATGCTCTATGGCGAACAGGTGATTCGCATGGCGCATGAAATACAAGATACAAGCGCAGAAATCGCCAACATCAATCTTTTGGCCGCCTACCTGGTAGAAAAAGGGCAGGCGCGGCGGGCGCTGCCTCATTTACAACGCGGGCTGGCGATTGTCGAAGAGAGTGAGGATTGGTCGTGGCAGATGACAATGCTTAACCAGCTTGGTTATGCCTATTACGATCTGGGCGACCTGGATGCAGCGCTGTCGGCGTATGAGACAGCCTTGAAACGGGCCAGGCAGTTGCAGGATAAGGCAGCCAGCGGGCAGGTTTACGGCCGTCTCAGCGCCGTGTTGGCCGAAACAGGGCAGCTTGCCGAAGCGGTAACGGCCGCGCAGCAAGCACTGGGTTTAGGGCTGGAATTGAACGACGCCATGCTAGTAGGCGAACAGCAAATGATGTTGGCCTTTGCCTACAGCGACCTCGGAGACACGGCCCAGGCGCTGGCCTACTGCCAGCAAGCCATAGAAACCTACCGGGAATTAGGCGAGGAATCGCTGATGGCGAAGGCAGAAACATTGCGCGGCTCCCTTGAGAGAGTTGGGCATGGATAA